The proteins below are encoded in one region of Candidatus Micrarchaeia archaeon:
- a CDS encoding NTP transferase domain-containing protein, giving the protein MRILYILCGGKGRRLGAITRKVPKSLIKVNGKAFLSHLIRLYSGHFDRIILLAGYKGEEFLKFKDDNVDVLVEDEPLGTGGALIYMKKDLPNRFFVCNGDTFLYPLDLRGFMSFCENRNRSALLLSNEERKARGAVRTADGKVAEFMEKSTEGKGKVYTGMCFIRRKDLPDYAKRMEISLEREIFPKLAYEGALLAYETECAIYDIGTPKGIKKFKELNQTI; this is encoded by the coding sequence ATGCGCATTCTGTACATATTGTGCGGTGGAAAGGGCAGAAGGCTTGGTGCAATCACGCGAAAGGTCCCGAAATCGCTCATAAAGGTAAACGGGAAGGCGTTCCTTTCGCACCTCATAAGGCTTTACTCGGGCCATTTCGACAGGATAATACTGCTTGCCGGCTACAAAGGCGAGGAATTCCTCAAATTCAAGGATGACAATGTGGATGTGCTCGTGGAAGATGAGCCGCTCGGAACCGGCGGGGCCCTGATTTACATGAAGAAGGACCTCCCGAACCGCTTCTTCGTGTGCAACGGGGACACTTTCCTCTATCCGCTCGACCTCCGGGGCTTCATGTCCTTCTGCGAGAACAGGAACAGGAGCGCGCTCCTGCTCTCCAACGAGGAGAGGAAGGCGCGGGGGGCGGTCAGGACTGCGGACGGGAAAGTGGCCGAATTCATGGAGAAATCGACCGAAGGAAAGGGAAAGGTTTACACTGGCATGTGCTTCATCAGGAGGAAGGACCTCCCGGATTACGCGAAGAGGATGGAGATAAGCCTGGAAAGGGAGATTTTCCCGAAATTGGCTTATGAAGGTGCGCTGCTGGCTTATGAAACCGAATGCGCCATATACGACATAGGGACTCCCAAGGGCATAAAAAAATTCAAGGAGCTTAATCAGACTATTTAA
- a CDS encoding SIS domain-containing protein: MGVSEGKKGLAEALEKISGAEIVECSAALADALKRGNKILIAGNGGSAADAQHFAAELVCTFEDRGRKALPAYALTTNSSVMSAWANDFSFDSVFSRQVEALGSRGDALVSITTSGKSKNILLAMEKAREKGLKNILLSGKGGGDAAKLADIAIIVDSSSTPRIQECHIFCIHEICAILDREFKDEK; encoded by the coding sequence ATGGGCGTGAGCGAAGGGAAGAAGGGCCTCGCGGAGGCGCTGGAAAAAATCAGCGGGGCGGAAATAGTTGAATGCTCCGCGGCGCTTGCGGACGCGCTGAAGCGCGGGAACAAGATACTTATTGCGGGCAATGGAGGGAGCGCAGCCGACGCCCAGCATTTCGCGGCTGAATTGGTGTGCACATTTGAAGACAGGGGAAGAAAGGCGCTTCCCGCATATGCGCTCACCACGAATTCAAGCGTGATGAGCGCGTGGGCGAACGATTTTTCCTTTGATTCCGTATTCAGCAGGCAGGTTGAAGCGCTCGGGAGCAGAGGGGACGCGCTGGTTTCCATCACCACGAGCGGGAAATCCAAGAATATTCTACTTGCGATGGAAAAGGCGAGGGAAAAAGGGCTGAAGAACATCCTGCTTTCAGGAAAAGGCGGAGGGGACGCGGCGAAGCTCGCGGACATCGCGATAATTGTTGATTCGAGCAGCACGCCCCGCATACAGGAATGCCACATATTCTGCATACACGAGATATGCGCGATTCTGGACAGGGAGTTCAAAGATGAAAAATAA
- a CDS encoding HAD family hydrolase has product MKNKALFLDRDGTIIEHVPYISDPAKVGLVMPVIRKMLEFQRKNYLVIIITNQSGIARGFITQEEYDAVNTKMLKLLEIAGVRITGIFMCPSHPDEKDPRRKPNPGMILEAAEKFNIDLPESIMVGDSENDLEAGKRAGVKISLPVAKFLNFSL; this is encoded by the coding sequence ATGAAAAATAAGGCGCTTTTCCTGGACCGGGACGGGACGATAATCGAGCATGTGCCCTATATAAGCGACCCTGCGAAAGTGGGGCTCGTAATGCCCGTAATCCGGAAAATGCTGGAGTTCCAGCGCAAGAATTACCTCGTCATAATAATAACCAACCAGTCTGGAATCGCGCGCGGATTTATAACGCAAGAGGAGTATGATGCAGTTAATACGAAGATGCTCAAGCTGCTCGAAATCGCGGGCGTAAGAATAACCGGTATTTTCATGTGCCCTTCGCATCCTGATGAAAAAGACCCGCGGAGGAAGCCGAACCCAGGCATGATCCTGGAAGCGGCGGAGAAATTCAACATCGACCTGCCCGAGTCAATCATGGTCGGGGACTCAGAGAACGATTTGGAGGCCGGGAAAAGGGCTGGAGTGAAAATATCGCTTCCGGTCGCGAAATTCCTTAATTTCTCACTCTGA
- a CDS encoding flippase: MALEEQKTVVKGTVWGLVGNLFFKIISFVYLMVSTRLFSQQDIGTFYLGLGFISILGIFGDLGLFAAFTRFIPYYMGKGEKKKAYALLRGAYWFVTFFSVLMGILIMIGAPYIAESAGNPDLEIVMQVLAFFVLVNSLLNLNSYSLLSMKNVRTQVLLSNSQHALKLVLTVLLFVFIGSSVLSLTAAYVASFVLAALLSFWYVKKMIDESGIASEVSLKDQVEALKEAVPFGAVLSVITAMWILISSSDRIMLGYMIDPSKAAGVIAVYAMATTLGGVVSIFPSALGNIFLPIISELYAKGKKKEMLESSTFATRWVLILMVPAAMLLISLPKEILVLFYGSAYASGALVLSIFTIGVFLRTASTVHSSVLAAMRLMKVELGIAVFGALLNVVLNVLLIPGYGMEGAAFASAIALISVSLLLIYYSRKFAGGTFLAGSVRPFLAALLALGAFLLLKDYFAVLFGFSVPLPAEIASSPAFQKVWQFGVLGILFLVCCAIYFVFLSLLRAFGKEDIELLRSAFRRVGMKDSHVEIVWMLMRSE, translated from the coding sequence ATGGCGCTCGAGGAACAAAAAACGGTCGTGAAGGGCACTGTGTGGGGCCTTGTCGGCAACCTGTTCTTCAAAATCATCTCTTTCGTTTACCTTATGGTGTCCACGCGCCTGTTCAGCCAGCAGGACATAGGCACTTTCTACCTCGGACTGGGCTTCATAAGCATACTCGGGATTTTCGGGGATCTGGGACTGTTCGCGGCCTTCACACGCTTCATACCGTACTATATGGGGAAAGGCGAGAAAAAGAAGGCATATGCGCTGCTGAGGGGCGCATACTGGTTCGTCACTTTCTTTTCGGTGCTCATGGGCATTCTCATAATGATAGGGGCGCCCTACATCGCAGAGAGCGCCGGGAATCCGGACCTAGAAATAGTAATGCAGGTGCTCGCGTTCTTCGTGCTCGTGAACAGCCTGCTCAACCTGAACAGCTACTCGCTCCTGAGCATGAAGAACGTGCGGACGCAGGTCCTGCTTTCCAACAGCCAGCACGCCCTCAAGCTCGTGCTCACTGTGTTGCTTTTCGTTTTCATCGGCTCCAGCGTGCTGAGCCTCACCGCTGCTTATGTGGCTTCGTTCGTGCTCGCGGCCCTCCTCTCTTTCTGGTACGTGAAGAAGATGATTGATGAGAGCGGCATAGCCTCGGAAGTCAGCTTGAAAGACCAGGTGGAGGCGCTGAAGGAGGCGGTCCCTTTCGGAGCCGTGCTCTCGGTCATAACAGCGATGTGGATCCTCATCTCGTCGAGCGACAGGATAATGCTGGGATACATGATAGACCCCTCAAAGGCCGCGGGCGTAATAGCGGTGTACGCAATGGCTACCACGCTCGGAGGGGTGGTCTCCATATTCCCGTCCGCGCTAGGCAACATATTCCTTCCGATAATATCCGAGCTTTATGCGAAGGGCAAGAAGAAAGAGATGCTTGAAAGCTCGACGTTCGCGACGCGCTGGGTGCTCATACTCATGGTTCCGGCGGCGATGCTGCTCATATCGCTCCCGAAAGAGATACTCGTGCTTTTCTACGGCTCTGCGTATGCATCCGGGGCGCTTGTGCTCTCCATCTTCACAATAGGGGTGTTCCTCAGGACCGCGAGCACGGTTCACAGTTCGGTCCTTGCGGCGATGAGGCTGATGAAAGTGGAACTGGGAATCGCGGTGTTCGGAGCGCTCCTCAACGTGGTTCTCAATGTCCTGCTCATACCCGGCTACGGGATGGAGGGCGCGGCGTTCGCTTCAGCAATCGCCCTTATCTCGGTTTCGCTCCTGCTGATTTACTATTCCAGAAAGTTCGCGGGCGGCACTTTCCTAGCCGGCAGCGTGCGCCCCTTCCTTGCCGCCCTCCTGGCCCTGGGCGCTTTCCTCCTGCTGAAGGATTATTTCGCGGTTTTATTCGGGTTCAGCGTCCCTCTTCCGGCTGAAATAGCTTCCAGCCCGGCTTTCCAGAAGGTATGGCAGTTCGGAGTCCTGGGAATTCTGTTCCTCGTTTGCTGCGCCATTTATTTCGTCTTCCTCTCGCTCCTCAGGGCTTTCGGAAAGGAGGACATAGAGCTCCTGCGCTCTGCTTTCAGGCGCGTCGGCATGAAGGACTCGCACGTGGAAATCGTGTGGATGCTCATGCGCTCAGAGTGA
- the gatE gene encoding Glu-tRNA(Gln) amidotransferase subunit GatE, with protein MKLGLEIHQRLDTHKLFCSCPAKEGRGEPKKVVRTLHPVYSEMGEVDKTSLAEAEREQTFEYLFYDDCCCLVELDEEPPHPLNAEALRIGLEIALQLKSRPVDEVHVMRKTVIDGSNTSGFQRTAVIAMGGKVESKNGDVRVSTVAIEEESAGIVEKKGGRAIYSLDRLGIPLVEIGTEPDIKSPEHLREIAEKIGLMLRATGKVMRGLGTIRQDVNVSVEGGARVEIKGAQDLKSIALIAENEAKRQEALLATIREVGKRFGGKAELSGKILDASDLFKGTQAKLLKAGLDSGQKVLGMKLERHAGLLGKEINLGRRYGTELSDYAKTAGVKGLIHSDEDMEKYGIADKEHADICRMLKMEKEDAFVLVVAQEGVAKKALEKALARARMDFIPKETRKANADGTSSFMRPLAGRARLYPETDIPPVRVSAELLDETRSGASESLEQKREKLLKLLNKDMAERMLRSRNLNVFEKLVEMKIEPTLAAATLEDTLTMLRREGVEVGGEHVLALFAEYQKGSFVKAAIPNLLKETARGKSLENALDEKQLRKISGAELRKIIRENSKSMAAIMAKYRLRVDSKEVAELIKSM; from the coding sequence ATGAAGCTAGGCCTTGAAATCCACCAGCGGCTGGATACGCACAAGCTTTTCTGCAGCTGCCCAGCGAAAGAGGGCAGAGGCGAGCCCAAAAAAGTCGTGCGCACGCTCCACCCGGTTTACAGCGAGATGGGCGAGGTGGACAAAACATCCCTTGCGGAAGCCGAGAGGGAGCAGACTTTCGAATACCTGTTTTACGATGACTGCTGCTGCCTCGTGGAGCTTGATGAGGAGCCGCCGCATCCGCTTAACGCGGAAGCCCTGCGCATCGGGCTTGAAATCGCGCTCCAGCTCAAATCCAGGCCCGTGGACGAAGTGCACGTGATGCGCAAAACAGTGATAGACGGGAGCAACACGTCCGGATTCCAGCGCACAGCGGTAATCGCGATGGGCGGGAAGGTGGAAAGCAAGAACGGCGACGTGCGCGTGAGCACAGTTGCAATAGAAGAGGAGAGCGCGGGCATAGTTGAGAAAAAAGGGGGGAGAGCGATATATTCACTCGATAGATTAGGAATTCCGCTGGTCGAGATAGGGACCGAGCCGGACATAAAAAGCCCCGAGCACCTCAGGGAAATTGCCGAGAAAATAGGGCTCATGCTCAGGGCTACGGGGAAGGTCATGCGCGGCCTCGGAACGATAAGGCAGGACGTGAACGTGAGTGTGGAAGGCGGCGCGCGGGTTGAGATAAAAGGCGCCCAGGACTTGAAATCCATTGCGCTTATTGCGGAAAACGAGGCGAAAAGGCAGGAAGCCCTGCTTGCGACAATAAGGGAAGTTGGGAAAAGATTCGGCGGAAAAGCCGAGTTGAGCGGAAAAATCCTGGACGCGAGCGATTTGTTCAAAGGGACTCAGGCGAAGCTTCTGAAAGCCGGACTGGATTCAGGGCAGAAAGTGCTTGGAATGAAGCTGGAAAGGCACGCAGGGCTGCTCGGAAAAGAGATAAACCTGGGCAGGAGGTACGGAACCGAGCTGAGCGACTATGCGAAAACCGCTGGCGTGAAAGGGCTGATACACAGCGACGAGGACATGGAAAAATACGGAATTGCGGATAAAGAGCATGCCGATATTTGCAGGATGCTCAAAATGGAAAAAGAGGATGCGTTCGTGCTTGTGGTCGCGCAGGAAGGCGTTGCAAAAAAAGCCCTGGAAAAAGCGCTTGCGCGGGCAAGGATGGATTTCATCCCGAAGGAAACCAGGAAAGCCAACGCGGACGGCACCAGCTCGTTCATGCGCCCTCTTGCAGGGCGCGCGAGGCTTTATCCCGAAACCGACATCCCGCCGGTGCGCGTAAGCGCGGAACTGCTCGATGAAACAAGGTCCGGGGCTTCCGAGAGCCTGGAGCAGAAGAGGGAGAAGCTTCTCAAGCTGCTCAACAAGGATATGGCAGAACGGATGCTGCGCTCCAGGAACCTGAATGTTTTCGAAAAGCTGGTTGAGATGAAAATCGAGCCTACGCTTGCAGCCGCGACTCTGGAGGATACGCTCACAATGCTCAGGAGGGAGGGCGTGGAAGTAGGCGGGGAGCATGTGCTCGCGCTTTTCGCAGAGTACCAGAAGGGGAGCTTCGTGAAGGCCGCGATACCGAATTTGCTGAAGGAAACCGCAAGAGGAAAAAGCTTGGAAAATGCCCTTGACGAGAAGCAGCTGCGGAAAATAAGCGGAGCGGAACTAAGGAAAATAATAAGGGAAAACAGCAAAAGCATGGCCGCGATAATGGCCAAGTACCGCCTGCGCGTGGATTCAAAGGAGGTTGCGGAGCTGATAAAGTCTATGTAA